In the genome of Raphanus sativus cultivar WK10039 chromosome 4, ASM80110v3, whole genome shotgun sequence, one region contains:
- the LOC108836327 gene encoding mitogen-activated protein kinase 12: MSGESSSCSTDHCIKVVPTHGGRYIQYNVYGQLFEVSRKYVPPIRPIGRGACGIVCAAVNSVTGEKVAIKKIGNAFDNIIDAKRALREIKLLRHMDHENVIAIKDIVRPPQRDIFNDVYIVYELMDTDLQRVLRSNQTLSHDQCRFFVYQLLRGLKYVHSANILHRDLRPSNVLLNSKHELKIGDFGLARTTSDTDFMTEYVVTRWYRAPELLLNCSEYTAAIDIWSVGCILGEIMTGQPLFPGKDYVHQLRLITELVGSPDNSSLGFLRSDNARRYVRQLPRYPKQQFSARFPKMPSSAIDLLERMLIFDPNQRISVDEALGHAYLSPHHDVAKEPICPTPFSFDFEHPSCTEEHIKELIYKESVKFNPDH; encoded by the exons ATGTCTGGAGAATCGAGCTCTTGCTCTACAGATCATTGCATCAAAGTGGTACCAACACACGGAGGCCGTTATATTCAGTACAACGTTTATGGAcaactctttgaagtttccaGAAAGTATGTCCCTCCTATCCGTCCCATCGGTAGAGGCGCCTGTGGTATCGTCTG TGCTGCGGTGAACTCAGTGACTGGAGAGAAAGTGGCTATTAAGAAGATTGGTAATGCTTTTGATAATATTATCGATGCTAAGAGAGCTCTACGTGAGATCAAGCTTCTAAGGCATATGGATCATGAGAAC GTCATAGCCATCAAAGATATTGTAAGACCACCGCAAAGAGACATCTTCAACGATGTGTACATTGTCTATGAGTTAATGGACACTGATCTCCAGCGTGTTCTCCGTTCTAACCAAACCTTAAGCCATGATCAGTGTCGC TTCTTTGTGTACCAGCTCTTAAGAGGGCTCAAGTACGTGCACTCGGCCAACATACTACATCGTGATCTAAGGCCGAGCAACGTGCTGCTTAACTCCAAACACGAGCTTAAGATTGGTGATTTTGGGCTTGCGAGAACGACTTCAGACACGGACTTCATGACTGAATATGTTGTTACCCGCTGGTACAGAGCTCCTGAGTTGCTTCTTAACTGCTCGGAGTACACCGCAGCGATCGATATTTGGTCTGTTGGTTGCATACTCGGCGAGATCATGACGGGACAGCCTTTGTTTCCTGGCAAAGACTATGTTCATCAGCTTAGGCTTATCACAGag CTTGTAGGCTCTCCAGACAACTCCAGTCTTGGTTTCCTTCGCAGCGACAACGCAAGAAGATACGTGAGGCAACTGCCACGATACCCTAAACAACAGTTTTCTGCTAGGTTTCCGAAGATGCCCTCTTCCGCTATCGACTTGCTAGAGAGAATGCTCATCTTTGATCCAAACCAGCGCATCTCAG TCGATGAAGCTCTTGGCCATGCTTATCTATCACCGCACCACGACGTGGCGAAAGAACCTATCTGTCCAACTCCTTTCAGCTTCGACTTCGAGCACCCTTCATGCACGGAAGAACACATAAAGGAGCTTATCTACAAGGAGTCTGTCAAATTCAATCCTGACCATTGA
- the LOC108836329 gene encoding protein BPS1, chloroplastic-like produces MSRAQDPPRGFFPFGNPFRMLSPKSSALSPWLLSLLNGFELLLAERLKKLMPKSKDDILTLSWMKLAMESLCETHNNINTLITDLQLPVSDWEEKWVDVYLDISVKLLDLCNAFSSELTRLNQGDLYLKCVLHSLQSGSGEKYLQARSSLDSWRQHVNANNNARVENCRAVLDSLVKSLSLPKVKNSPKGKVLMRAFYGVKVQTVYICSVFTAAWSDSTNDLFDLTVSDKPLWAKDFADMQSVVNAEIRDLLSSGRSTILKELERVDASVEKLYPMIQDGVDPVEDETFKDYVMELGTQAEKLSRGLDQLLEEVDSFFKMTLSGRDVLLCNLRSSDSFSGDANVE; encoded by the coding sequence ATGAGCAGAGCACAAGATCCACCGCGAGGTTTCTTCCCATTTGGGAACCCCTTTCGCATGCTATCCCCAAAGAGCTCAGCTTTATCACCGTGGCTACTCTCTCTACTGAACGGCTTCGAGTTACTTTTAGCAGAGAGGCTAAAGAAACTCATGCCTAAGTCCAAAGACGACATCCTCACTCTATCCTGGATGAAGCTAGCTATGGAGTCGCTCTGCGAGACTCACAACAACATCAACACCCTCATCACCGACCTCCAGCTCCCCGTCTCCGACTGGGAAGAGAAATGGGTCGACGTCTACCTCGACATAAGCGTCAAGCTACTAGATCTCTGCAACGCCTTTAGCTCGGAGCTCACGcgtctcaaccaaggagatcTCTACCTTAAGTGTGTTCTGCATAGTTTACAGTCTGGTTCTGGTGAGAAGTATCTCCAGGCTCGGTCTTCTCTCGATAGCTGGAGGCAGCATGTTAATGCCAACAACAACGCTAGAGTCGAAAACTGCCGTGCGGTTTTAGACTCTCTTGTGAAGTCTCTGAGCTTGCCTAAGGTCAAGAACTCTCCTAAAGGGAAAGTTCTGATGAGAGCTTTCTACGGTGTGAAGGTTCAAACGGTTTATATCTGCAGTGTATTTACCGCGGCCTGGTCTGATTCCACCAACGATCTTTTCGATTTAACCGTCTCTGATAAACCGCTGTGGGCTAAGGATTTCGCTGATATGCAGAGTGTTGTGAACGCTGAGATCAGAGACTTGTTATCTTCGGGTAGGAGTACGATTCTCAAAGAGCTGGAGAGGGTTGATGCTAGTGTGGAGAAGCTTTACCCGATGATACAAGACGGTGTTGATCCTGTTGAAGATGAAACTTTTAAGGACTATGTGATGGAGCTGGGGACGCAGGCTGAGAAGTTGTCTCGAGGGTTAGATCAGTTACTAGAGGAAGTTGACAGTTTCTTCAAAATGACTTTAAGCGGAAGAGATGTGTTGCTATGTAATCTTAGGTCTAGTGACTCATTCTCTGGCGATGCAAATGTGGAGTAA